The Mycolicibacterium flavescens genomic interval CGAGTTCTGGATTTTCGGACGGGCACGCTCAGACGCACCGCCTGCTGGTGTTCACCGGCAGGTAAGCGGATCAGAATCACTTCCACGCGGATCGTTTCACTGACCCAACGCAGCGTCGCGGCCATCGAGTACATCGTCGAGGCGCAGGACGAATTCGTCCGTGTCACGGCGCAATCGGAACTGGTGGCCAACGAGGAGTTGCCGCCGTCGACGAAGGACCCGCGGGTCTCGGCCGTCCTGGAAAGACCGTTGGAGCCGGTGCAGTACGAGCACTCCGAACACGGCGCGATCCTGCTGCACCGCACCCGTGGAAGCAACCTGATGATGGCCGCGGCCATGGACCACGACATCGAGGTTCCCGGTCGTGTCGAGGTGGACACCGGCGCCGGCAAGGACTGGGCCAACACGACGATCATCTGCGGGCTGCGTCCCGGCCAGCGTCTCCGCATCGTCAAGTACCTCGCCTACGGCTGGTCCAGCCTGCGGTCGCGCCCGGCACTGCGCGACCAGGCGGCGGCGGCGCTCAGCAGCGCGCGTTACACCGGCTGGCAGGGGTTGCTCGATGCCCAGCGGGCCTACCTCGACGATTTCTGGGACGGTGCGGACGTCGAGGTGGAGGGCGACCCCGACTGCCAGCAGGCGGTACGGTTCGCCCTCTTCCACGTCCTGCAGGCCAGCGCGCGCGCCGAGCGCCGCGCGATCCCCGGCAAGGGTCTCACCGGAACGGGTTATGACGGCCACGCCTTCTGGGACACCGAGGGTTTCGTCCTGCCGCTGCTGACCTACACCCAACCCTCGGCGGCTGCCGACGCATTGCGTTGGCGCGCTTCGATTCTCCCGCTGGCCAAGGAGCGGGCGACGCTGCTGGACCTCGACGGCGCCGCATACCCGTGGCGCACCATCCGCGGCGAGGAGTGCTCGGCTTACTGGCCGGCGGGCACCGCGGCCTTCCACGTCAACGCCGACATCGCAATGGCGTTCGAGCGCTACCGCATTGTCACAGGGGACCATTCGCTCGAAGAGGAATGTGGGCTGACGGTGCTCATCGAGACCGCGCGGCTGTGGGCGTCACTCGGTCACCACGACCGTCACGGGGTGTGGCACGTCGACGGGGTGACCGGACCCGACGAGTACACGGCCATCGTGCGCGACAACGTGTTCACCAACCTGATGGCGGCGGCCAACCTTCGGGCGGCCGCAGAGGCGTGTGCGCGCAATGTCGACGCCGCCCAGACAGCCGGGGTCACCACCGAAGAGATGGCGGTGTGGCGCCACGCCGCCGACACGGTCCACATCCCGTTCGACGAGGAGCTGGGCGTGCATCAGCAGTGTGACGGTTTCACGACGTTGCGCGAGTGGGACTTTCACGCCAACACGATCTATCCACTGCTGATGAACGAGCCGTATGTTCGGCTCTACCCGGCGCAGGTGATCAAACAAGCGGACCTGGTGTTGGCGATGCACTGGCAGGGCCATGCGTTCACCGCCGAACAAAAGGCCCGCAACGTCGACTATTACGAACGACGCACCACACGGGATTCGTCGCTGTCGGCGTGTACACAGGCGGTGATGTGCGCCGACGTCGGTCATCTCGAACTCGCCCATGACTACGCCTACGAGGCGGCGATGATCGATCTGCGCGATCTCCACCACAACACCCGCGACGGCCTGCACATGGCGTCGCTCGGCGGTGCATGGGCCGCGATGGTGGCAGGATTCGGCGGGCTCCGTGACGATGAAGGGGTACTCGAGCTCAACCCCCGACTGCCCGACGGGATCTCTCGCCTACGATTTCGGTTGAGGTGGAGGAACTTTCGCCTCACTGTCGATGCCGATCACGACGAGGTCACCTATACGCTGCGTGACGGCCCGGAGGGCGAACTGCTGATCCGCCACGGCGGCGAAGACCTGCACCTGGATTCCCGGGAGCCCACAACCGTTCCGGTTCGCCATTGCCGGCCGCTACTGCCGACGCCTCAACAACCGCCGGGGCGCGAGCCGGTGCGCCGGCGCCCGACCTAGGTCCTGCTACCCGATCTGCTTGTGACCGGGCAGACCGCCGGTCGCCTCGAACACCACGCGCTTGCCGATCTCGACGGCGTGGTCGGCGAACCGCTCGTAGTAGCGCCCCAGCAGCGCCACATCGACGGCCGAGCACACCCCGTCCTGCCACTTGTGGTCGATCAACAGCGTGAACAGGTGCCGGTGCTCGGCGTCGACGGCGTCATCCTCGTCGCGCAGCCTCGCCGCCTTGTCGGGATCGGGCGACAGCAACACCTCCTGTGCCGTCTTCGCCAGTTGCACCGCGCGCGCACCCATCTCGGCGAAGCTCGCGCGCACGTCGGCAGGCAGCGCGCAATCCGGGTGCCGCAGCCGCGAGATGCCGGCCACGTGGGCCGCCAGCGCGCCCATCCGGTCGATGTCCGCGGCGATGTGGATGGAGCCGACCACTCTGCGCAGGTCACTGGCGACCGGTTGTTGCAGCGCGAGGATCCGCAGCGCCGCCTCCTCGGCTTGCCGGTTGAGCTCGATGATGTGCTCGTGGTCGGCGATGACCTGCTCGGCGAGCGAGAGATCCGCGTCGAGCAGTGCTTCCGTCGCCCGCTCGAGTGCACTGACCGCCAGCCCGCACATCTTGCCGAGCTGGGCGCTCAGTGCGGTCAGTTGCTCTTGATAAGCGGTCCGCATCGGCGACTCCCCTCACTCGCAAGATGTGCGGTCGCGATAGCGGGAGTTAGTTACCCGAATCGGCCGCTTCTCAACCAGCCGAGGTGACGGGTTGGATCGGCAACCAGCGCAGCGCAGCGGGTGCGTGGGCCGGGACGACCGGGTTCTGCGGCGCGACGGGCGCCAACCGGCGGTACGGCTGCCCCTGTTCCGGCCGCAGGTCGGACTCACCCTTGTTCGGCCACAGCGAGGCCGCGCGCTCAGCCTGGGCGGTGATCGAAAGTGACGGATTGACACCGAGATTCGCCGAAATCGACGCACCATCGTGCACCGAGAGCGTCGGATAGCCGTACACCCGGTGATACGGATCGATGACGCCGTGCTGCGCGTCGTCGCCGATGGCGGCGCCGCCGAGGAAGTGCGCGGTGAGGGGGATGTTGAACAACTCGCCCCAGGTGCCGCCCGCGACGCCGTCGATCTTTTCGGCGATCCGGCGGGTGACCCGATTCCCGACGGGAATCCACGTCGGGTTGGGCGCCCCGTGGCCCTGTTTGCTCAGGTAGCGCCTGATACCGAGCCTGTTGCGCTTGGTGAACGTGGTGATCGAATTGTCGAGGTGCTGCATGACCAGTGCGATCAACGTGCGTTCGCTCCACCGCCGGACGTTGAGCAACCGCACTGTGCCGCGAGGATCCTTGCGCGCGTTGAGGAACAGCTGTTTCCACCGCGGCGTATCGGTACCTTCGGGGCCGTCGCCGTCGGTCATCAGCGTCTGCAGCAGGCCCATGGCATTGGAGCCCTTGCCGTAGCGCACCGGCTCGATGTGGGTGTCGGAGGTGGGGTGGAACGACGAGGTGATCGCCACGCCGTGCGTCAGGTTGAGGTCGTCGGTCACCTCGAATCGTCCGGCGCCGACGATGGATTCGGAGTTGGTGCGGGTCAGCACACCGAGCTTGTCGGACAGGTTCGGCAACTTGCCCTTGTCGCGCATCTTGAACAACAACCGCTGCGTGCCCCAGGTGCCGGCCGCCAGCACGACGTGTGACGCGGTGAAGGTGCGCTTCTGCTTGCGAACCCAGCGACCGGTCCGGACGGTGTGCACATTCCAGAGCCCGTCCGGGCGCTGCTCGAAGCCGGTGACGGTGGTCATCGGGTGGATCGTCGTGCCGAACTTCTCGGCCAGGTACAGATAATTTTTGACCAGCGTGTTCTTGGCGTTGTGGCGGCAGCCGGTCATACATTCGCCGACCTCGATGCACCCCTTGCGCGCCGGTCCGGCGCCGCCGAAGTACGGGTCGGGCACGGTCTCGCCGGGCGCTTTGGTGCCGTCCGGGCCGAAGAAGACGCCCACGGGCGTCGGCACGAACGAATCGCCCACACCCATCTCCTCGGCGACCTGCTTGACCACGCGGTCGGCGTCGGTGAACGTGGGGTTGGTGACGACGCCGAGCATGCGCTGGGCCTGGTCGTAGTGCGGCATGAGCTCCGCGCGCCAGTCGGTGATGTCCTTCCACTGCGGGTCGTTGAAGAACGGGTCCGGCGGTACGTAGAGCGTGTTGGCGTAGTTCAACGAGCCGCCTCCGACACCCGCGCCTGCCAGGATCATCACGTTGCGCAGCAGGTGAATCCGCTGGATGCCGTACATGCCCAACTGCGGCGCCCACAGGAACTTGCGCAGGTTCCACGAGGTCCTGGCGAAGTCCTCGTCTTCGAAGCGCCTGCCGGCCTCGAGCACACCGACGCGGTAGCCCTTCTCGGTGAGCCGCAGCGCCGTGACGCTGCCGCCGAACCCCGAACCGATCACCAGGACGTCGTAGTCAGGTTCCATACACCCAGTATGACGTTACCGCGGGGTAACTTTCCACGTCGGTCAGACCGCGACGGCGGTGCCGCAGATTCCGCACACCTCGAACTGGCGACGGTTCCAACGCGCCACCGGAATGAAGAACAGCGAGAACTGCTTGAACTCGCGAATCCGCGACCACTGGGTGGTGTTGTGGCAGCGCGGGCAGGTCCGAACCTCCCCGGCACCGAGATGCTTCTGTTTGGTGCCATAGCTGAAGAGGAAGAAGAACACCTCGTCCAGGGTAGGCGCGAAGACTAGCTCCCGACGGTCAGGCCGACCTTCTGGAATTCCTTGAGGTCGCAGTAACCGGCCTTGGCCATCGAGCGCCGCAGCCCGCCGACCAGGTTCAACGAGCCGAACGGATCGTCGGAGGGACCGGTAAGGACCTGTTGCAACGACGGGCGCTCGCCCATCGCGACTTGCAGGAACGCACCCCGTGGCAGCGACGGATGCGCGGCGGCGGCCGGCCAGTACCAGCCTGCGCCCAGCGCTTCGGCCGAGGTCGCCAGCGGAGTTCCGAGCACCACCGCGTCCGCACCGCACGCGATGGCTTTCGCCAGATCGCCGGAGGTGTGCATGTCGCCGTCGGCAAGGACGTGGACGTAGCGTCCGCCGGTCTCGTCGAGGTACTCGCGGCGCGCAGCGGCGGCGTCGGCGATCGCGGTGGCCATCGGGACGCTGATCCCGAGCACCTCGTCACTGGTGGTCACGCCGCTGGTCGAGCCATAGCCGACGATGACGCCGGCCGCGCCGGTGCGCATCAGATGCAGCGCGGTGCGGTGGTCGAGGACGCCGCCCGCGACGACCGGCACGTCGAGTTCGGAGATGAAGGTCTTGAGGTTCAGCGGTTCCCCGTTGGAGGCCACCCGCTCGGCGGAGATGATCGTGCCCTGGATGACCAGCAGGTCGATTCCCGCGGCGAGCAGTGTCGGCGTCAGCGCGCGGGCGTTCTGCGGGCTGACGCGCACCGCGGTCGTCACACCGGCCTCGCGGATGCGCGCCACGGACGCGCCGAGCAGATCCGGGTCCAGCGGGGCGGCGTGGAACTGCTGCAGCAGTCGGATCGCGGCCGAGGGCTCCGGTTCCTTCTCCGCCGCCTCGATCACCTGCGCGATCTTGGCTTCGACGTCGGCGTGCCTGCCGATCAGGCCTTCGCCGTTGAGGACACCGAGCCCGCCGAGCCGACCGATCTCGATCGCGAACTCCGGCGACACCAGCGCATCGGTGGGATGGGCCACCACCGGGATCTCGAATCGGTAGGCGTCCAGTTGCCAGGCCGTCGACACGTCCTGCGACGACCGGGTGCGCCGCGACGGCACGATGTTGACGTCGTCGAGTTCGTAGGTGCGGCGGGCGGTTCTGCCCATGCCGAGCTCAACCATGTCTCGCATGGCCAGTTTCTCCTGTCAGTACGTTCTGTTCCTCGCGCAAGCGCTCGTCAGCGGGTGTAGTAGTTCGGCGCCTCGACCGTCATCGTGATGTCGTGCGGGTGGCTTTCCTTGAGCCCCGCCGCGGTGATCCGCACGAACTGGGCCTGCTGCAACTGTTCGATCGTCGCCGACCCGGTGTACCCCATCGCCGCGCGCAGCCCGCCGGTGAGCTGGTGGATCACCGTAGCCAGCGGACCGCGGAACGGCACCCGGCCCTCGATGCCCTCGGGCACGAGCTTGTCCTCGCTGAGCACGTCGTCCTGGAAGTAGCGGTCCTTTGAGTAGGACCCCCGCAGCGCCCCGGCCGCACCGCGGCCCTGCATGGCGCCGAGCGAGCCCATGCCGCGGTAGCTCTTGAACTGCTTGCCGTTGACGAAGATCAACTCACCGGGCGACTCGGCGGTGCCCGCGAGCAGCGAGCCCAGCATCGCGGTCGACGCGCCCGCGGCCAGGGCCTTGGCGATGTCGCCGGAATACTGCAGTCCGCCGTCCGCGATGACCGGCACACCATACGGTCGACAGGCCGCTACAGCTTCCAAGATCGCGGTGATCTGCGGTGCTCCCACGCCTGCGACCACGCGGGTGGTGCAGATCGAGCCCGGCCCGACCCCGACCTTCACGGCGTCGGCGCCGGCCTGCACCAGCGCAGCCGCTGCCGCACGCGTCGCCACGTTGCCGCCGATCACCTCGACCCGGTCGCCCACGGCGGCCTTGACCCGGCTGACCATGTCCAGCACGCCGCGGTTGTGCGCGTGCGCGGTGTCGACCACAAGCACATCGACTCCCGCGTCCACCAGCGTCATCGCCCGCGTCCAGGCGTCGTCACCGACACCGACAGCCGCCCCGACGAGCAGCCTGCCGTCCTTGTCCTTGGTCGACAATGGGAACTGTTCGGTCTTGACGAAGTCCTTGACGGTGATCAGCCCGGTCAGCTTGCCGTGCCCGTCGACGATCGGAAGCTTCTCGATCTTGTTGCGCCGCAACAGCCCTAGCGCCGCCTCGGCAGAGACGCCCTCGCGGGCGGTGATAAGCGGGGCCTTGGTCATCACCTCGGAGACCGGCTTGGACTGGTCCACCTCGAAGCGCATGTCGCGGTTGGTGATGATGCCGACCAGCTCGCCGGTGTCGTCGACGACGGGCAACCCGGAGATCCGGAATCGCGCGCACATCGCGTCGACCTCGGCCAGCGTGTTGTCTGGCGAGCAGGTGACCGGGTCGGTGACCATCCCCGCCTCGGACCGTTTGACCGTCTCGACCTGGCCGGCCTGCTCGGCCACCGGAAGGTTGCGGTGCAACACGCCCATCCCGCCGGCCCGGGCCATCGCGATCGCCATGCGCGATTCGGTGACGGTGTCCATCGCGGAGCTCACCAGCGGCACCTTGAGCCGGATGTTTCTCGTCAACTGGCTCGAGGTGTCGGCGGTCGCGGGCACCACGTCGGAGGCGGCGGGCAGCAAAAGCACGTCATCGAAGGTCAGGCCGAGCATGGCGACTTTCGTCGGGTCATCCCCGCCGGTAGGCACCGGCACCGCGATGGGGATGCTGCTTTCGGCGATCGACATGGTGGGGGCCTCCAGATACAAACGCAGCCGAACACTGTCGTCGAGCTAAGAAACCATCCTATCGGCTGGCGGCCGGCTTCCCGGTCTCACGTGCCATGACGCACATAACTCTTGGTTCGTCGACGACGTCGGCGTGACGGCTAGCGTTATCCCCGTCCCGCTGCGTAGTGTGGACTCGTGCGTGACCACCTGCCACCGGGTTTGCCACCGGACCCGTTCGCCGACGACCCGTGCGACCCTTCGGCCGCCCTCGACGCGCTCGAGCCGGGCCAGCCGCTGGACCCGCAGGAGCGGACGGCAGTCGAGGCCGATCTCGCCGATCTGGCGGTGTACGAGGCGCTTCTGGCGCACAGGGGCATCCGCGGACTGGTCGTGTGTTGCGACGAATGCCAGCAGGACCACTATCACGACTGGGACATGCTGCGCGCCAACCTGCTGCAACTGCTCGTCGACGGCACGGTGCGCCCGCACGAGCCCGCCTATGATCCCGAACCCGACGCCTACGTGACGTGGGATTACTGCCGCGGCTACGCCGATGCCTCGCTCAACGAGGCGACGTCGGAGTCCGACGGCTATCGCTGACTAGCTCGGTTCCTCGACCGCATCCGGGACGGTCACCGTCGTAGCGGCCGTTCTCGGCGCTGGCGCCTGCACGGTCGGTTGCTGTGACGTCGGCGCGGCCGTCGGTACCTCATCCTCCTGCTGCTCGACCACCCGAGGGCTCGGAGTCGGCAGCGGTGTATCCGCCGTCGCCGTCGGCCGTGGCGTGGCCGACGGGGTCGGCTGCGCCGTCGGTGTCGGCAGCGCCGTCGGCGAGTTCGGAGCCGACGTCGGCTGCGGCGTGGCACTCACTGTCGGCGGCGGAGTGCCGGACACCGACGTGGGCGACGGTGCGCCCGGCGCAGCCGTCGTCGACGGCGTCGGGGATGGCGCCGGCGAGGTCGACGGTGTCGTCGGCGCGGACGTCGAGGGAGTGGTCGGGCTGGTCGGCGCGGGCGTCTCGGAGGTGCTGGTCGGCTCAGAGGTGCCCGGCGGCACAGTCGTCTCCGACGAGGTCGCGCCGTCGCTCGGAATCACCACGACCTCGGGGAAGGTCGGCGGCGGCGCATTCGGCGGCAGGGTCGCCGCCGGGTCCTGGGCCTCGACCTTGACCGTCAGCTCCTGCCATTGCGTGACCAACTCTTCTTTGCGCACAGTGTCGTTCACCGTCGCCACGGTCGTCGTCAACGTCTCGAGCTTGTCCTGGGCGGCTTGCCACTGACCGTCATCGATCAGTTGCTGCACCTCGGCCATCTGCGTCTGCGCGGCCAGGACGACTGCGTCGTCGCGGGTGTCCTGCTGCTCGCCGAACAGCATGGTGCGCAGGCCGTACAGCGAGTCGCCCGGTCCGGAACCGGCCACCACCGCGCCGAAGCCACCGATGCACAACACCGCGGCCGCGGCGGACCCCACGACCGCCAAGGACGTGCGCGTGCGGCGGCGCGATGCCGCGGCCCGGTCGAGCGCCAGCACCGCGTCGCGCGGCGTGACCGTGGCGGTCAGAGGTGCGCTGCGGACCTCGTCGCGCCAGCCCTCCAGCAGCTGGGCAAGTTCCGCCTCACTGGGATCGGTCGAGTACACCGGCTGCTGCGTGGCCAGCGAATCGAGGAACCGATCAGTGCGGTTGATCTCGTTGAGCGAGGGATCTCCCCCGTTCGAAGTCCAGCGTCCGAAGTCAGGCATAGTCACGCCCCGTCGCGACGATCTCGGACTTCAATTTCGCAAGTGCGCGGTGCTGGGCGACGCGTACCGCGCCCGCCGTGCTGCCGACCGCTTCAGCGGTCTCCTCGGCGCTCATTCCCACGACGACGCGCAAGATCAGGATCTCGCGCTGTTTTTCCGGAAGCACGGCCAGGAGCTTCTTCATGCGTGCCGACGCCTCGGCATCGAGCGCCATCTGCTCGGGTCCGGCGTCCAGCGAGAACCGCTCCGGCACGACATCGGTCGGGTCGGATCGATTCCTGGCTGCTGCGCGATGCGCGTCAGCAACCTTGTGGGCGGCAATGCCGTACACGAAGGCCAGGAACGGTCGTCCCTGATCCTTGTAACGCGGCAGCGCCGTGATGGCGGCCAAGCAAACCTCCTGCGCAACGTCGTCGGCTGAGAGGCCACTGCGCTCTGTCGCCCCTACCCTCGCCCGGCAGTACCGAACGACGATCGGACGAATGGTCTCCAGTACCTCCCGGAGCGCGTCTCGGTTCCCTGCCACGGCCTCAGCAACGACAGCATCGAGACGTTCTCCCGAAAATGTCATCGTGGGCGATCTCTCCAACGTTACGAACAGGACCGAGCTCGGTAGGTCGGTCAGCTAAACAATAACTTTCACTTCCCCGTGGACCCGGTTACCGCACCGACCACACGCCGCCCCGCCGACGCACTGTATCGGCACAAGCATCGCGGAGCGCCACCATGTCGAGTGCCGGATGCTTGGCGCTGCCGATGTCGGCCAGCAAGCAAGCCAACGCCCATTGCAGTGGAACCATTCCGAAGCGCTGCGTCTCGTCGAGAGCCGTATCGGCCACCGACCGCGCGCCGTCGAGGTCACCCGCACTGCACCGCGCTGCGGCAAACACGACCGCCGACTTCACCTCGTGGCGTACCGAGCCAAAGGCGGCGGCGGCGTCGACGGCGCGTTCGGCGTGACCCACCGCGGTCCGGCCGAGGCCGCGAGCCATGGCCAGTTCGGCCGACACCCATCCCAGCCGAACCCGCAGCCTCGGCGGCGCCGGATCGGACATCAGGTCGGCGGCACGGGCCAGCGCGCGCGCCGACGCCTCGAACCGGCCGACTCCCAGCGCGTCGGCGGCCAGTCCGATCAACGCATCCGCAGCCGCTTCGGTATCCGATCCGGCAAGCGCCAGCGCCCGCCCGTCCCATCGCCGCGCTGCAGCGTGCCAGCCGAGTTGACGCAGGCACGACGCCTCGGTGCTGTGGGCCAATGATCGTTCGGGTCCTGCGGCCCGGAAGAGCTTGGCCAGATCGACACGGGCGCTGGCATAGCGGCCCTGTCCGCCCGCCGCGACGGCGCGCAGCCACAACTCGCGCGCAGTGGCGCCGGCAGGCAACGGCCAACGGCCGGGATCGTCACCGAATGCGGCTGCGGCCAGAACGGTCTCTGCGGACATCGAGTCGCGACGGTATCAATTGGCTCGGCCACGGGTTAACAATTGGTGCTCGCAATGTTACTTCCGTGTAAGCGGGCGGAGTTTGCCCGCGAACGGGTAATCGACGCGAACTGGAAAAATGGGTTCCGTGGTCGACCTCGTTCGGTTCGTTTAGCACCGTTCTCGTTGTCTGTGCGTCGCAATGATGAACGTGATGTAAATTCTGGGCCTGCGGTTATGTCAATAAGCACATGTGCAGGCTATTGACGAGGTTTCGTAAGCGCCCATACTTTGTCCACGAGTGGTCATCGGTGACTTGAGCTCGAATCGGTTTTTGAACTCACTCATCCGTTCGTTTCCGAAATGGATGTGCAGAGAGGGGTTTCCAATGCCACAACCGCAGCAACTGCCCGGACCCAACGCTGACATTTGGGATTGGCAGATGGCCGGGCTCTGTCGAGGCGTCGATTCCTCCATGTTCTTTCATCCCGACGGAGAGCGCGGCCGCGCCCGCGCGCAACGCGAGATGCGCGCCAAGGAGATGTGCCGTAAGTGCCCGGTGATCGCTCA includes:
- a CDS encoding Transcription factor WhiB, with amino-acid sequence MPQPQQLPGPNADIWDWQMAGLCRGVDSSMFFHPDGERGRARAQREMRAKEMCRKCPVIAQCRAHALAVGEPYGIWGGLSESERELLLKRGIRRAS
- the choD gene encoding FAD dependent oxidoreductase — encoded protein: MEPDYDVLVIGSGFGGSVTALRLTEKGYRVGVLEAGRRFEDEDFARTSWNLRKFLWAPQLGMYGIQRIHLLRNVMILAGAGVGGGSLNYANTLYVPPDPFFNDPQWKDITDWRAELMPHYDQAQRMLGVVTNPTFTDADRVVKQVAEEMGVGDSFVPTPVGVFFGPDGTKAPGETVPDPYFGGAGPARKGCIEVGECMTGCRHNAKNTLVKNYLYLAEKFGTTIHPMTTVTGFEQRPDGLWNVHTVRTGRWVRKQKRTFTASHVVLAAGTWGTQRLLFKMRDKGKLPNLSDKLGVLTRTNSESIVGAGRFEVTDDLNLTHGVAITSSFHPTSDTHIEPVRYGKGSNAMGLLQTLMTDGDGPEGTDTPRWKQLFLNARKDPRGTVRLLNVRRWSERTLIALVMQHLDNSITTFTKRNRLGIRRYLSKQGHGAPNPTWIPVGNRVTRRIAEKIDGVAGGTWGELFNIPLTAHFLGGAAIGDDAQHGVIDPYHRVYGYPTLSVHDGASISANLGVNPSLSITAQAERAASLWPNKGESDLRPEQGQPYRRLAPVAPQNPVVPAHAPAALRWLPIQPVTSAG
- the kojP_1 gene encoding trehalose/maltose hydrolase or phosphorylase, which translates into the protein MSLHDDVYPVEPWQIREQSLDLDMLAQSESLFALSNGHIGMRGNLDEGEPHALPGTYLNSFYEVRPLPYAEAGYGWPEDGQTVVNVTNGKLVRLLVDDEPFDVRYGELLDHERVLDFRTGTLRRTACWCSPAGKRIRITSTRIVSLTQRSVAAIEYIVEAQDEFVRVTAQSELVANEELPPSTKDPRVSAVLERPLEPVQYEHSEHGAILLHRTRGSNLMMAAAMDHDIEVPGRVEVDTGAGKDWANTTIICGLRPGQRLRIVKYLAYGWSSLRSRPALRDQAAAALSSARYTGWQGLLDAQRAYLDDFWDGADVEVEGDPDCQQAVRFALFHVLQASARAERRAIPGKGLTGTGYDGHAFWDTEGFVLPLLTYTQPSAAADALRWRASILPLAKERATLLDLDGAAYPWRTIRGEECSAYWPAGTAAFHVNADIAMAFERYRIVTGDHSLEEECGLTVLIETARLWASLGHHDRHGVWHVDGVTGPDEYTAIVRDNVFTNLMAAANLRAAAEACARNVDAAQTAGVTTEEMAVWRHAADTVHIPFDEELGVHQQCDGFTTLREWDFHANTIYPLLMNEPYVRLYPAQVIKQADLVLAMHWQGHAFTAEQKARNVDYYERRTTRDSSLSACTQAVMCADVGHLELAHDYAYEAAMIDLRDLHHNTRDGLHMASLGGAWAAMVAGFGGLRDDEGVLELNPRLPDGISRLRFRLRWRNFRLTVDADHDEVTYTLRDGPEGELLIRHGGEDLHLDSREPTTVPVRHCRPLLPTPQQPPGREPVRRRPT
- a CDS encoding Conserved protein of uncharacterised function, alanine and proline rich protein, translated to MPDFGRWTSNGGDPSLNEINRTDRFLDSLATQQPVYSTDPSEAELAQLLEGWRDEVRSAPLTATVTPRDAVLALDRAAASRRRTRTSLAVVGSAAAAVLCIGGFGAVVAGSGPGDSLYGLRTMLFGEQQDTRDDAVVLAAQTQMAEVQQLIDDGQWQAAQDKLETLTTTVATVNDTVRKEELVTQWQELTVKVEAQDPAATLPPNAPPPTFPEVVVIPSDGATSSETTVPPGTSEPTSTSETPAPTSPTTPSTSAPTTPSTSPAPSPTPSTTAAPGAPSPTSVSGTPPPTVSATPQPTSAPNSPTALPTPTAQPTPSATPRPTATADTPLPTPSPRVVEQQEDEVPTAAPTSQQPTVQAPAPRTAATTVTVPDAVEEPS
- the phoU_2 gene encoding phosphate uptake regulator, PhoU; this translates as MRTAYQEQLTALSAQLGKMCGLAVSALERATEALLDADLSLAEQVIADHEHIIELNRQAEEAALRILALQQPVASDLRRVVGSIHIAADIDRMGALAAHVAGISRLRHPDCALPADVRASFAEMGARAVQLAKTAQEVLLSPDPDKAARLRDEDDAVDAEHRHLFTLLIDHKWQDGVCSAVDVALLGRYYERFADHAVEIGKRVVFEATGGLPGHKQIG
- the sigE_2 gene encoding sigma-70 family RNA polymerase sigma factor, whose translation is MAAITALPRYKDQGRPFLAFVYGIAAHKVADAHRAAARNRSDPTDVVPERFSLDAGPEQMALDAEASARMKKLLAVLPEKQREILILRVVVGMSAEETAEAVGSTAGAVRVAQHRALAKLKSEIVATGRDYA
- the guaB_2 gene encoding inosine-5'-monophosphate (Imp) dehydrogenase, GuaB2 produces the protein MSIAESSIPIAVPVPTGGDDPTKVAMLGLTFDDVLLLPAASDVVPATADTSSQLTRNIRLKVPLVSSAMDTVTESRMAIAMARAGGMGVLHRNLPVAEQAGQVETVKRSEAGMVTDPVTCSPDNTLAEVDAMCARFRISGLPVVDDTGELVGIITNRDMRFEVDQSKPVSEVMTKAPLITAREGVSAEAALGLLRRNKIEKLPIVDGHGKLTGLITVKDFVKTEQFPLSTKDKDGRLLVGAAVGVGDDAWTRAMTLVDAGVDVLVVDTAHAHNRGVLDMVSRVKAAVGDRVEVIGGNVATRAAAAALVQAGADAVKVGVGPGSICTTRVVAGVGAPQITAILEAVAACRPYGVPVIADGGLQYSGDIAKALAAGASTAMLGSLLAGTAESPGELIFVNGKQFKSYRGMGSLGAMQGRGAAGALRGSYSKDRYFQDDVLSEDKLVPEGIEGRVPFRGPLATVIHQLTGGLRAAMGYTGSATIEQLQQAQFVRITAAGLKESHPHDITMTVEAPNYYTR
- a CDS encoding Predicted ATPase, which encodes MSAETVLAAAAFGDDPGRWPLPAGATARELWLRAVAAGGQGRYASARVDLAKLFRAAGPERSLAHSTEASCLRQLGWHAAARRWDGRALALAGSDTEAAADALIGLAADALGVGRFEASARALARAADLMSDPAPPRLRVRLGWVSAELAMARGLGRTAVGHAERAVDAAAAFGSVRHEVKSAVVFAAARCSAGDLDGARSVADTALDETQRFGMVPLQWALACLLADIGSAKHPALDMVALRDACADTVRRRGGVWSVR
- a CDS encoding inosine 5-monophosphate dehydrogenase, whose protein sequence is MRDMVELGMGRTARRTYELDDVNIVPSRRTRSSQDVSTAWQLDAYRFEIPVVAHPTDALVSPEFAIEIGRLGGLGVLNGEGLIGRHADVEAKIAQVIEAAEKEPEPSAAIRLLQQFHAAPLDPDLLGASVARIREAGVTTAVRVSPQNARALTPTLLAAGIDLLVIQGTIISAERVASNGEPLNLKTFISELDVPVVAGGVLDHRTALHLMRTGAAGVIVGYGSTSGVTTSDEVLGISVPMATAIADAAAARREYLDETGGRYVHVLADGDMHTSGDLAKAIACGADAVVLGTPLATSAEALGAGWYWPAAAAHPSLPRGAFLQVAMGERPSLQQVLTGPSDDPFGSLNLVGGLRRSMAKAGYCDLKEFQKVGLTVGS